The Amaranthus tricolor cultivar Red isolate AtriRed21 chromosome 2, ASM2621246v1, whole genome shotgun sequence genome contains the following window.
ACACTAGAATCTAGATACAATAATCAAATTGATTGTGAATAACTTAATTTACATCATTTTGCTTTTGTTTTAGGATTCTGGTGATCTGAGGAAGGATGGTGCACGAGATACTTTAGAGCGCATTCGCTTGCTTGTGAACGAAACTATTGGCAGTGAGAATACTTATAGCATTTCACCCTTGTCGGCTGAAGATGTGCTTGTTCTTATTGATAATGGTAGGTCTGAGGGTGGTGCTGTAGGTCGGCACTGGGTTCTAGATCCAATAGACGGTACTAAAGGGTATGTTTGGATTGAGAATATTGGTTCAGGATTGTGTGGTTCTGGTTTTCTCGAGATAATACCTTGCATATGTATTATTCATCTGTTCcattcttttttataatttcagtTATAGATGGACTCCCCCTCCCTCACAACACCCCTCAAATTAACCGGTGAATTAATAGGAAAAACTTAGAGCAAGGTTTCTTTAGGTGGCTATTACTTTGTATTGATGGATCTTTTGCACTATTATGAAGGTGAATCATCCAAACTATATCTTTATGGCACtcttattttattgataaacaTCACAGAGggctataattattttattgatgaaAATCAGATTGCTGTAGCAAAGAATTATTTACGCTTCTTGACTTATTCACTCATATGGCCTTATCGATCCTGTTTGGACCAAGCTACTTTCTTCACCATGCATGATTCATTTATTAAGAGATAAGACAATCTGGATCATGGATCCCAACAAATCATACAACAAATGTCGGAACTCTTAAGTTGTCGTGTTGTTTTTCTGGGTGCATGACTGAATGCTTAATTGCTGTATCTCTTCACTCCTTTTAATTCTGTTTTCTGATTTAGCTTTTGTACCATGGTCTTTATTGAATCAATGAGATATAGAAAGCCATTTTTGAGTTTTGACTCTTGTTGAGTTTAATGAATGCAAAAAAGATATTAAGCATTGTTTTGCTTATGGTTCTGGTTTCTTATATTGATTCCTTTGAGTTTATGTCTTATCAGGTTTCTGAGGGGAGATCAATACGCTATAGCATTAGCATTGCTGGATCAAGGAAAAGTAGTCCTCGGAGTCTTGGCTTGCCCAAATCTTCCTTTAGCACCACTTGGTGTGCAAAGCTCAGGCAGTCAAACTGGTTGTCTTTTCTCAGCAGTCACCGGTAATGGAACTTTTATGGAGTCGCTTGATGGTTCTTCTTCTCCGATTAAAGTATGTTCGCCGTGTGATTGGTGTAGTTTTTAATGTTAAGTGTACACTTAAATCAATGTTGATTCATATGATTTGTTGCACCCTGTGGTTTCCAACTATCTCAGGTGACTGTAAATCCAACAGAAAATTCTGAAGAGGCATCATTCTTTGAATCATTTGAAGCAGCTCACTCCTTGCATGACCTGACTAGCTCTATAGCAAAAGTAAGTTTTTGGTTTTTAgacaaatctttttttttcctcaaaattttgtttttgtgtccCTTATTTCAATGGGaccaaatatttatatttactcATTTCGTCTCATTGAATTTGCAGCATTTTCTATTTTGGTCCTCtaacttaatttgcatcatttttatttttggacaatggtctaccactttcttttaatctcattctcatccatacattttaactcttttaatttcatccacacaattcattctctcttcATTTGTTAccactttataaaaaattatcctctttctctttgatgcaaatttAATGGGACAGATGAGTATTTGATTTTGGATTACAATAGACTATAATAAAATCGCTCATTAAGTCATATGTACttgttatttatgtgaagttctAGATGATGTTTTCTACCTAGGGTCAATTAGAAACgatctctttgttatcactaacaagggtaaggttgcgtacatccaaCTCTCAAACTCCTTCCTAGGTGGGAACTATTcaatggcattggggtaatgaaatgtCATGTTGtctgaattttgcttttaagTGGGAAAACTCGAATTTTAATCTTTAGAATGTTTCAACAGAAGCTCGGTGTCAAATCACCACCGGTCAGAATTGATAGCCAAGCAAAATATGGTGCTTTAAGTAGAGGCGATGGTGCTATATATCTCCGTTTTCCGCATGTAGGTTATCGTGAAAAAATATGGGACCATGCTGCTGGTGCCATTGTCGTTACAGGTTAGAAGGACAATTCGCCATCGGCCCTTGTTGAATTCCTTTTCTTCCGTTTTCTCAACTTCAAGTCTTTATATTTTGGGGGTGTGACTGTCTATACTTGCAGAAGCTGGAGGAGTTGTTACTGATGCTGCTGGAAAACCTTTGGATTTCTCCCAAGGAAAGTATCTTGACTTGTACAAAGGCATTGTAGCTAGCAACAAGAAGCTAATGCCAGCAGTTTTGAAGGCAATTCAAGAGTCCATAGATGAGAAACCCGCATCCTTGTGATCCTTTCCACATGCGTGCCATCATTTGGATGATGATTATTGCAGTGAGTCTGCATTATCGGTGTTCTCATTAAGGTAATCGTGGTAACTCTTTCGTGATCATCAGTATTCTTGTGCTCGTTCTTTGACGATGTATGAGCTACAACTGATTTCATGAGATTGCATCAATGATTAGTGTAGAGGTGTAACTAAAATTATTGGGAAACAATTATTCACTCTTCAACTGTTAGCACACTTCTGCATATACTGAGGAGCTAATTTTatgcaatttttaaaattaaactcTGCTATAATTACAAAAGATCAGTTTTGTGAAGATGTGCAATTATTTGTCGAGTTTAAATAAATGATTtctcaatattatatatatatatatatatatatatatatatatatatatatatatatatatatatatatatatatatatatatatatatatatgagaaccAATTTGCTAGAcaaaataatgttatttttttattacaaaggtGTTCcttttaggcaaaaaagtgtttacgtttttttaaaaaaagttgatacttttaggcaaatcagcgttactttaaaaaaaaatttgaaaaaaactcacaaaaaggtactactttttatataaaaaggtgaaaaatgtgttattttgtatttatattagTAAATTTTTTTGGGTTCTTTCTTGAGATTTCTTTTGGATTTTCAAGTTTCTTTGATAACATTTATTTGTtaggtgccaagtttcatgtttATTGATTTAAGATTCGCATTGTTTATGCAAGATAGTGTTTAAAAAGCCTTAAATgatacttaacacttaatttcgcACATATGCCTAATTTTTCAACTTTAAGTACTTCAAAACTCTAATAGttattaattagtgttgtgtaccatatTTCATGTGAAACCCGTCAAGATTGACCTGTTGTATTCAAGTTAGTGGTCTAAAAAGTCTTATAAAAACTATttggcacgtaattttacaCATATGTCTTTTTTAGAgtctttatctatttcaaaattgtaataattactaattagtgttgtgtgtcatacttcatctaaataaaagaaattgacATATTTTATTCAAGTTAGTGGCCTAAAAAGTCGTCAAGTCGACACGTAATTTAACTTTGCGCTTATACCTATTTTTCAACTCTAACTATTTCTAAATATAaatgttattagtgttatgtgcaaagttgcatGTCAAAAAGATAAAGAGTGGCCTATTTTATACAAGTTAGtggcttaaaaaaccttttaaaaatttacttgGTTTGTAAAGTTACACATGCAtttcattttgaattctaactgTTTCAAAACTATAATAGTTACCAATTACTGTCGTCTACTAAGTTTCAagtcatataaataaatattaacctAGTTTAAAGTGGcataaaaagcattaaaaaggatacttaatacttaatttcgCACATATACCTATTTTTTGAAGTCTAATTATTATCAAACTATGAAATTTTGCTTGTTAgcgtagtgtgccaagtttcatgtcaaacaaatcaaGGTTGACCTAGTTTATGCAAGTTAGCGGCTTAAAAAAGTATTATAACGCTATTGGACACTTCACACATATGCCTATTTTTTCAAGACTAACCTTTTCAAACTATAATAGTTTCTAATTAGTggtgtgtgtcaagtttcatgtcaaaACACAAAGATTAttctattttatataatttagtgGCCTAAAAAGCCTTAAAAGGCTACTTGATACGTAATT
Protein-coding sequences here:
- the LOC130805113 gene encoding SAL1 phosphatase isoform X2; this translates as MFCSHLSYQKELVAAKKAASLAARLCQKVQKSLLQSDVQSKLDKSPVTVADYGSQAVVSFVLERELSFDPFSLVAEEDSGDLRKDGARDTLERIRLLVNETIGSENTYSISPLSAEDVLVLIDNGRSEGGAVGRHWVLDPIDGTKGFLRGDQYAIALALLDQGKVVLGVLACPNLPLAPLGVQSSGSQTGCLFSAVTGNGTFMESLDGSSSPIKVTVNPTENSEEASFFESFEAAHSLHDLTSSIAKKLGVKSPPVRIDSQAKYGALSRGDGAIYLRFPHVGYREKIWDHAAGAIVVTEAGGVVTDAAGKPLDFSQGKYLDLYKGIVASNKKLMPAVLKAIQESIDEKPASL
- the LOC130805113 gene encoding SAL1 phosphatase isoform X1 → MFCSHLKGTSLLVNEKLAAKARTIRDPWGKTAAHVVVESTSVFTNKGKVAAHLKSYQKELVAAKKAASLAARLCQKVQKSLLQSDVQSKLDKSPVTVADYGSQAVVSFVLERELSFDPFSLVAEEDSGDLRKDGARDTLERIRLLVNETIGSENTYSISPLSAEDVLVLIDNGRSEGGAVGRHWVLDPIDGTKGFLRGDQYAIALALLDQGKVVLGVLACPNLPLAPLGVQSSGSQTGCLFSAVTGNGTFMESLDGSSSPIKVTVNPTENSEEASFFESFEAAHSLHDLTSSIAKKLGVKSPPVRIDSQAKYGALSRGDGAIYLRFPHVGYREKIWDHAAGAIVVTEAGGVVTDAAGKPLDFSQGKYLDLYKGIVASNKKLMPAVLKAIQESIDEKPASL